In Cryptomeria japonica chromosome 5, Sugi_1.0, whole genome shotgun sequence, the genomic window ATCTCCATGAAGACATTGTTATTGTAATGATTTTAGTATGATTGAAATTTTGTAACATTtaattcaacaatttgcatcatGGCTACACGACTCAAGATGAATTATGTACCTAAATTAGTTGTCTATAATACATTTCATCTATGTGTTAATTATGTTTAAATAATGTGATACAATGATAAACCAATAATGAGATTGGTAAAATCCAATAACATCCATTGAAAAAAGTGGTGATAGAGGTATTGAAATCTAATATCTGCTTTATTAAAAACTAATGTTAACCATACTAAAAACTAACCTCAAgcaaattaaaaattaaagacGACAATGTTGAAATCCACTATTAcacaacttaaaaattaaaattggtTATATTTGAATCCAATTTTAACATTTTATATACTAATAATATTCTTAAATATAATCTCAAATATTTTTTTTAGGCATTGTGAACAACAATGAAAGTTATATAATACATaaacaaattaaaataataataaacatccaAAACTGTGAATAAGGCTGGGGTCCCATAAAAGAggacttcctaaaaaatagaaggGGAGCAGCTgaaattttttaggaaaattttagAACTTAAAGGCACCTCATGAAACCCTACCTAATTCCAActcaaatattacaataaaaacacacAATTACTCTTAGTGCGCATTGTAAATAACAACAACAAACACATAAAGACAGAGAACGTGACAAACTTCAACTATAATATAACAAGAACTAAGAAGTTTGAATAATGCCGCCTTAATTTCCTGCCAAATGTTACACAAATACCAAAGCAAGCGAAAACTAGAAACAAATCCATTCAGCTGCTTCACGATGTTCATTTTGGACCATCTTCTCATAAATGGATCTCAATATTTTATGTCTATTTTCTCTTACAATCATCTACCTTAAATTACAGACCTAGTTCGAAGAAAAATTATTCACGCCATGGCGGATGAGGGTAAGCAGACTGTGAAACGAGTGTGTGTGACTGGAGCTTCAGGATACATTGGATCATGGCTGGTGAAAAATCTTCTGCAAAAGGGTTACACAGTGAACGCCACTGTTAGAGATCCAGGTACTTATTATCCTTACCGTAAAGCCTCTGCCTTTTAAAGATCTGTTAGATCCTAAATCCTTACCAGTAAATAATGTgttttaaagattttatttttaaaaagttatGCTTAACTTTTAAATAGAgactatttttttttaagttttagatGAATCTTTGCCAATAAATTGCAGGAGACGAGAGAAAATGTCGGCCTTTGTTGAATCTGGCAGGAGCACAGGACGGGCTTAAGCTTTTCCAAGCTGATCTGCTGGAAGAGGGAAGCTTTGATTCTGCAGTGGAGGGTTGTGAAGGAGTTTTTCATGTAGCCGGTCCTATGGGTGGCGCCTCACCTGTAAGTAATGTATTTTAAAAATTACtggtgattttttaaaaaaatatgacaaacataaatattaattatatgtaGTAAGTTTCTGGATTAGTGATTGTGTGGAGTTTTTTATTAACATTTCGGATCACATTTTGTGATTCATAATCAGGAGTGTGATCATTTCATCCTGATGAAGCTTACTACAAATAATCTATAGATTATGGAAATTTCATCTCatcaataaatattaattatttgatcaataaatattaattatttgattattagAATTTTTGATGTTTAGAtagaataatttttattatgttacaAATCCAAATTTCTGGTATAATTGCAGGAAGATTTCATTATGTCTACTGTAAATGGAATACTTAATGTGTTGAAAGCATGCACGAGAGCCAAATCTGTTAGGAGAGTGATTTTCACTTCATCTGTTTGTGCTACTTGTCCATTGAATGACAAGGGGGAATTAAATCATTCATACATTGATGAAACATGTTGGAGCTCTCTAAATTTCCTTAAAACACAAGTACATGGTGCAACTTGGTATATGACTGCAAAGACATTAGCAGAACAGGAAGCAATTAATTATGGTGCCAAATATAATCTTGAGGTGATAACAGTGCAACTAGCTTTTGTCATTGGGCCTTGGTTTACAAACAAAAATGATTTAACATCTTTCCAAGTAATATCTGCCCTAACTGGAGGTATACAGAAATACATTTTGAATAATTTATATCCTAATTGAAGGTTTAAATATACATATTATTATTACAAACACTCTAGATTCTCTATATTTTTCAtatgattatttattttatttttttgttgcagGAGATGATATATACTATGGAGCACTTAAGTATATGCAATCTGTATTGGGCTCCATTCCAATAGTTCATATTGATGATGCATGCGATGCGCATATATTTTTGATGGAACATCCTAATGCACAAGGCCGTCATGTTTGTTCTGTTGATTCTAGAACTCTCAAGTCTCTCAAAGATGTTCTTGCTAAACAATTAAAGATTTCACTGAAGTAAGTAAAAATTTGTAGTTAATTCTTATCTATTTTATTGGTCTAAAGTAGATATATGTCAATAACATTTTTCTTTCATGTTTATTTTAGGTTTCATGAGGAGGACTCAGTTAAAAAATATGTACCGTTTTCTTCCAAAAAATTATTGGATATGGGCTTCTCTTACAAACATAGTTTGGAACAAGCTTTTGAAGAGGGCATAGAATGTGTCAAAAAGAATAAgattttgaattaataattcaAAACATCCTACTTTGTTCAAATTATATTTACTTTAGCCACGAACTCCTATTCCATATAATTATTGTAGTTGATCTATCATCTAATTTCATAAAAGTTTaatgttgcaattctcttggttcAATAAAAACTTAATATATTTCTTGGAGCATGTTGGATTTCCCTTCATTATAAAAATTCTCTAATCTTTATTTCATGTGAAAATTTTATTTGTTCTATAAAAATATTTTAGTTTGTTTAGTTACttatttattttcattcttttcttttaaatttaaattggAGCATGAATATCTTTCAATCTTAATGGGTTTCAAGTTGAGGAAGATAGACAATTGATTTGTCTCATATGAGTGCATGTATCTtctattgaattaaaataaattataatatcatttaaACATTCAAAAGTTCAAAAACATGCAAATTATATATTCAAATTattgattattaatatttatttttttctactAAAAAGTATATACAAAATTATCATAGTATAGAGGTGAAAATTATATATCCAtgtttagaaatatttatttattgtaactagtatgttattttcttaaatttgtttagttttattttattatttgaaattTAGCAAAATATTGGTACGGCAAAAGTTTTAATTTAAGTTTTAACAAAAATTGTATTTGTTTAATTATGTAATTAAAATATATAAGTGTAAACATGTCAATTAAATTTCAATTAGATGCATTTATtaacaatatttattaattataactaGAATTTGAAATTTAGTGAATTATTTGCGAGACAAAAGTTTAAATTTGAGTTTTCACAAAATTCGTAATGATAACTTTGTCATGAATTTAATTGAAAAACCTAGGAATGCATAAGAGTTTACAATGTTTCTTTTTGCTTCATATTAATCCCACAACTTAGTATTTTGCTATCGCATAAAAAATGCTTTCACCACAATTGGTTGTCACATATAGAACATGTTGAGTACATGTAGAAGAATATGAATGGGAAGACAAACCATCAATTATTAAAATATTGAACAGCTTAAGTCAACCAAGGAGGACACATTCTTTCAATTCCTTTAAATTGTATTACAATTGAAAATAATAATCAAGTCATCTTGCTCAATTTCTCTAACAAGGCAATAATTTCTTTCTCGGATTTTGCAGTTTGTATTTTCTAAGTATTCTTCTGGAGATGCTTAAACTATTTTCTCCTTAAGTATTAGTAGTCAAATTTGGTATCTTTGCCTTTTAGAACCTCCAAGCAAAGGCAACTTTCATTTGAGTTTGGGCAAGCCTGTCTGAAGATTTTGTACTTAAATCTTATGCCATCTTCCAACTGTAGCCTTGGATTTCATTATCAATTTCAATTTGTTACATTCAATTTATAAGAATAGACAGTTGAAAATGCATTAACCTTAAATTTGAAGGTACGAGTGTGTGTGAGATGCAGACTTTAAAAGTTTCTCCGTGTGTGTGTTCATTAAAAATGGAAATTTAAACAACAGACTGAAGACTGAGTCTTTTTATCAGGCAAATGTGGCAGTGGGCCCTGCCTATGAAAGCAATCAACTTCAATCAAATCCCATCGATGGTAATTTAAGTTTCAAGATACAGTCTCAAAGTGAGGAAGAGAAAGCTGGAAGATCAGAAGTAGATATAACTGATCAAGGTCAGCAGATGCATGATTCAGTGAATTCAATCTCAACTATAATACCTTTTGTAATCAGTTCTTGTGATTGCACATTTTATTTTTCCTTaatgccaagtggcaagcagatgTGCGCAATTCTTGTTCTTAATATGGAGACTACCGTGTGCTGGTTCATGTATTTCCCATGTAGTAGGCGCCAATTTGGGCTGGCAGGTCAATCCTTGTTAGAAGCAGATGTTGATGAAAGAGCAGAGGATGGAACACTAGCATCCTCTTTAGCAGTAAGATGTTAGAAATCAATTTATGTTActcaatgtttttggatattttccAAATTTTAATCTGTCACCTCTGTTGCTAATGTCAATTCTCTTCAATGGAAAACAGGTGATTGAGAAAATCCACCATAATTTTTTCTCAAGTAAATTGTTACATGAAGTAGATGTTCGGGATTTTCTCGCAGCAGAATAGCGGAAGATTCTAATGGGTTGTAAAGTTGTTTTTAGTAGAGTTTTCCCTGTTGGAGAAGCTCAGACACATCTTCATCCTCTATGGCAGATGGTTGAACAATTTGGGGCTGTATGCACAACTCAAATTGATGAACAAGTTACATATTATGGGCATCTCTACACAGGGTAGAAAGACAAGCTTCAATAGGACCAAATGCTTGTCTTCAGAAAGTGCTCGTGCAGAGCCTTTAGAATCGAAGACATTAACTTTAGAAATATTGTGCCATGAAAGCTAGAAAGTGAAAACTTATGAACGACTCTTTCATTTGGTTTGGAGAAACCCTAAACAACTCTGCAATAAAAACTATCGCTAAGAATAGAGAAACCCTAAACAATGTCCATATAATAGCAGAACAAACATTATGCTCATTTCCAGAAACATATTTGATAATTTCTGCTCATATCAAAATAAAGTATTAGCAGAAAGTTAAGCAAATTGAAAATCCAATTGTAATGCTTACATTCTCTACTCCCTGAAGAAGTCGATGTATGCAATGTATGAAGCTTTCTGAAATACCATGCCAATAAGCAGTTTAAATAGGTAAATAAAATTCAGATTGTGAGGGGAAATTTTTTTGCATGCAAGACAGCAGACCCTGGCTAGGAGGAGTGGCATCGAGGAAAATGGAACTGCTCGGCAAGCTTCCGAGAAACCCGTTTATAACAGGGAAAAAAATATTAGCCAATCATTAagaagataaatatttttttaaaattataaagttaacaaatatgcatgtatactttaacataagttaaaaaaaaattaaaaaagaaaaatatttgtttatgATTGATCTAAATAGTTTCTTTTAATAACCATTTAAGCACTcaaaatgaattttcattacaagAGTATTGCCTGATGGCAAGTACTAATAAGCTTTTGAATTAATAATTAAAAGCATAGATCTTTGTCCAAATTAGATTTACTTTAACCACAAACTTCTATTCCGTATAATTATCTTAATAAACCTATCATAGAATTTCATGAAATTTGAATGTTGTTATTCTAATTGTTCAATAAAACCTTA contains:
- the LOC131074981 gene encoding putative anthocyanidin reductase, which translates into the protein MADEGKQTVKRVCVTGASGYIGSWLVKNLLQKGYTVNATVRDPGDERKCRPLLNLAGAQDGLKLFQADLLEEGSFDSAVEGCEGVFHVAGPMGGASPEDFIMSTVNGILNVLKACTRAKSVRRVIFTSSVCATCPLNDKGELNHSYIDETCWSSLNFLKTQVHGATWYMTAKTLAEQEAINYGAKYNLEVITVQLAFVIGPWFTNKNDLTSFQVISALTGGDDIYYGALKYMQSVLGSIPIVHIDDACDAHIFLMEHPNAQGRHVCSVDSRTLKSLKDVLAKQLKISLKFHEEDSVKKYVPFSSKKLLDMGFSYKHSLEQAFEEGIECVKKNKILN